The Pan paniscus chromosome 1, NHGRI_mPanPan1-v2.0_pri, whole genome shotgun sequence genome has a segment encoding these proteins:
- the LOC134728972 gene encoding heterogeneous nuclear ribonucleoprotein C-like 1 yields the protein MASNVTNKMDPHSMNSRVFIGNLNTLVVKKSDVEAIFSKYGKIAGCSVHKGFAFVQYDKEKNAQAAVAGEDGRMIADQVVDINLAAEPKVNRGNAGVKRSAAEMYGSSFDLDYGFQRHYYDGMYSFPACVPPPPPIALAVVPSKRQRVSGNTSRRGKSGFNSKSGKRGSSKSGKLKGDDLQAIKQELTQIKQKVDSLLENLEKIEKEQSKQEVEVKNAKSEEEQSSSSMKNNETHVKMESERGAEDSAVEGDPLDDDDNEDRGTTSWS from the coding sequence ATGGCCAGCAACGTTACCAACAAGATGGATCCTCACTCCATGAACTCCCGTGTGTTCATTGGGAATCTCAACACTCTTGTTGTCAAGAAATCGGATGTGGAGGCGATCTTTTCCAAGTATGGCAAAATTGCAGGCTGCTCTGTTCATAAGGGCTTTGCCTTCGTTCAATATGATAAGGAGAAAAATGCCCAGGCTGCTGTAGCAGGAGAGGATGGCAGAATGATTGCTGACCAGGTTGTAGATATTAACCTGGCTGCAGAGCCAAAAGTGAACCGAGGAAACGCAGGTGTGAAACGATCAGCAGCAGAGATGTACGGCTCCTCTTTTGACTTGGACTATGGCTTTCAACGGCATTATTATGATGGGATGTACAGTTTCCCAGCATGtgtacctcctcctcctcccattgCTCTGGCTGTAGTGCCCTCGAAACGTCAGCGCGTATCAGGAAACACCTCACGAAGGGGCAAAAGTGGCTTCAATTCTAAGAGTGGAAAGCGGGGATCTTCCAAGTCTGGAAAGCTGAAAGGAGATGACCTTCAGGCCATTAAGCAGGAGTTGACCCAGATAAAACAGAAAGTGGATTCTCTCCTGGAAAACctggaaaaaattgaaaaggaacagAGCAAACAAGAGGTAGAGGTGAAAAATGCTAAGTCAGAAGAGGAGCAGAGCAGTAGCTCCATGAAGAACAATGAGACTCATGTGAAGATGGAGTCTGAGAGGGGTGCAGAAGACTCTGCTGTGGAGGGGGACCCActggatgatgatgataatgaagatCGGGGGACAACCAGCTGGAGTTGA